In the Cheilinus undulatus linkage group 19, ASM1832078v1, whole genome shotgun sequence genome, one interval contains:
- the pde7a gene encoding high affinity cAMP-specific 3',5'-cyclic phosphodiesterase 7A isoform X2 — protein sequence MEVCYQLPVLPLDRPVPKHVLSRRGAISFSSSSSLFGAPDPRQLSQRRGAISYDSSDQTALYIRMLGACVVFKQLFPNVRVRSQVGFEPERRSSHPYLCIDFRTLHTRLGCGSASASSAPERRVHRLLSFQRYLHSSRLLRGIPQQIPLHLLDEDYTGQARCMLEKVGTWNFDIFLFDRLTNGNSLITLTFHLLNQYGLVELFRLDMVKLWRFLVMVQEDYHSDNPYHNAVHAADVTQAMYCYMREPILAKSLTSWDILLGLLAAATHDLDHPGVNQPFLIKTDHYLSTLYRNTSVLENHHWKSAVGLLRETGLFSHLPAEDSLNMEQELGSLILATDISRQNDYLSRFRLHLDQDDLCLSNATHRHFILQMALKCADICNPCRPWELSKQWSEKVTEEFFQQGDIEKKHKLEVSPLCDRDANTVGNIQIGFMTYVAEPLFAEWARFSDTRLSQTMLGYMGLNKASWGGLQQEQTSVSEEAEPSTAGTNTEETTAAIARRDSNTTTAGGTSSKEIPQGSRES from the exons agACGAGGGGCCATCTCGTACGACAGCTCTGACCAGACGGCACTGTACATTCGCATGCTAG GAGCTTGTGTAGTTTTCAAACAGCTGTTTCCAA ATGTGAGAGTGAGAAGTCAGGTTGGATTTGAACCAGAACGAAGAAGCTCCCACCCGTACCTGTGCATCGACTTCCGAACTCTTCACA cACGTCTGGGATGTGGGTCTGCGTCAGCGAGCTCTGCTCCTGAAAGGAGGGTCCACAGACTACTCAGCTTCCAGAGGTACCTGCACTCATCCCGTCTGCTGCGGGGAATCCCTCAGCAGATCCCCCTTCACCTCCTGGATGAAGACTACACTGGACAAGCGAGA TGCATGCTGGAAAAAGTTGGAACCTggaattttgacattttcctcTTTGACAGGTTGACAAATG GAAACAGCCTGATCACCCTCACCTTCCACCTGCTGAACCAGTACGGCCTGGTTGAGCTCTTCCGGCTCGACATGGTCAAACTCTGGAGGTTCCTGGTCATGGTCCAGGAGGACTACCACAGCGACAACCCCTACCATAATGCTGTGCACGCTGCAGATGTCACACAGGCCATGTACTGCTACATGCGGGAACCCATT CTTGCCAAGTCTCTGACCTCCTGGGACATCCTACTGGGACTGCTTGCAGCCGCCACACACGACCTGGACCATCCTGGAGTCAACCAGCCTTTCCTCATTAAGACTGACCACTATCTCTCTACACTGTATAGG AATACCTCAGTTTTGGAAAACCACCACTGGAAGTCAGCTGTTGGCCTGCTCAGAGAGACAGGGCTGTTCTCCCATCTCCCTGCAGAGGACAG CTTAAACATGGAGCAGGAGTTGGGCTCCTTAATCCTGGCCACGGACATCAGCAGACAGAACGATTACCTGTCCAGGTTTCGTCTGCACTTGGACCAGGATGACCTGTGCTTAAGCAACGCTACCCACCGTCACTTCATCCTGCAG ATGGCTCTGAAGTGTGCAGACATCTGTAACCCCTGCAGACCCTGGGAGCTGAGTAAACAGTGGAGTGAGAAAGTCACTGAGGAGTTCTTCCAACAAG GAGACATAGAGAAGAAGCACAAACTTGAAGTAAGCCCGCTCTGTGACAGAGATGCAAACACTGTTGGAAACATTCAAATAG GCTTCATGACATACGTAGCCGAACCGCTGTTTGCAGAGTGGGCCCGTTTCTCCGACACACGTCTGTCCCAGACCATGCTGGGCTACATGGGTCTGAACAAGGCCAGCTGGGGAGGCCTTCAACAGGAACAAACCTCCGTCTCAGAGGAGGCAGAGCCCAGCACAGCTGGAACCAACACAGAAGAGACCACTGCCGCCATCGCCCGAAGAGACAGCAACACCACAACGGCAGGAGGAACCAGCTCCAAAGAAATACCTCAGGGAAGCAGAGAATCCTGA
- the pde7a gene encoding high affinity cAMP-specific 3',5'-cyclic phosphodiesterase 7A isoform X1, whose amino-acid sequence MEVCYQLPVLPLDRPVPKHVLSRRGAISFSSSSSLFGAPDPRQLSQRRGAISYDSSDQTALYIRMLGACVVFKQLFPRDVRVRSQVGFEPERRSSHPYLCIDFRTLHTRLGCGSASASSAPERRVHRLLSFQRYLHSSRLLRGIPQQIPLHLLDEDYTGQARCMLEKVGTWNFDIFLFDRLTNGNSLITLTFHLLNQYGLVELFRLDMVKLWRFLVMVQEDYHSDNPYHNAVHAADVTQAMYCYMREPILAKSLTSWDILLGLLAAATHDLDHPGVNQPFLIKTDHYLSTLYRNTSVLENHHWKSAVGLLRETGLFSHLPAEDSLNMEQELGSLILATDISRQNDYLSRFRLHLDQDDLCLSNATHRHFILQMALKCADICNPCRPWELSKQWSEKVTEEFFQQGDIEKKHKLEVSPLCDRDANTVGNIQIGFMTYVAEPLFAEWARFSDTRLSQTMLGYMGLNKASWGGLQQEQTSVSEEAEPSTAGTNTEETTAAIARRDSNTTTAGGTSSKEIPQGSRES is encoded by the exons agACGAGGGGCCATCTCGTACGACAGCTCTGACCAGACGGCACTGTACATTCGCATGCTAG GAGCTTGTGTAGTTTTCAAACAGCTGTTTCCAA GAGATGTGAGAGTGAGAAGTCAGGTTGGATTTGAACCAGAACGAAGAAGCTCCCACCCGTACCTGTGCATCGACTTCCGAACTCTTCACA cACGTCTGGGATGTGGGTCTGCGTCAGCGAGCTCTGCTCCTGAAAGGAGGGTCCACAGACTACTCAGCTTCCAGAGGTACCTGCACTCATCCCGTCTGCTGCGGGGAATCCCTCAGCAGATCCCCCTTCACCTCCTGGATGAAGACTACACTGGACAAGCGAGA TGCATGCTGGAAAAAGTTGGAACCTggaattttgacattttcctcTTTGACAGGTTGACAAATG GAAACAGCCTGATCACCCTCACCTTCCACCTGCTGAACCAGTACGGCCTGGTTGAGCTCTTCCGGCTCGACATGGTCAAACTCTGGAGGTTCCTGGTCATGGTCCAGGAGGACTACCACAGCGACAACCCCTACCATAATGCTGTGCACGCTGCAGATGTCACACAGGCCATGTACTGCTACATGCGGGAACCCATT CTTGCCAAGTCTCTGACCTCCTGGGACATCCTACTGGGACTGCTTGCAGCCGCCACACACGACCTGGACCATCCTGGAGTCAACCAGCCTTTCCTCATTAAGACTGACCACTATCTCTCTACACTGTATAGG AATACCTCAGTTTTGGAAAACCACCACTGGAAGTCAGCTGTTGGCCTGCTCAGAGAGACAGGGCTGTTCTCCCATCTCCCTGCAGAGGACAG CTTAAACATGGAGCAGGAGTTGGGCTCCTTAATCCTGGCCACGGACATCAGCAGACAGAACGATTACCTGTCCAGGTTTCGTCTGCACTTGGACCAGGATGACCTGTGCTTAAGCAACGCTACCCACCGTCACTTCATCCTGCAG ATGGCTCTGAAGTGTGCAGACATCTGTAACCCCTGCAGACCCTGGGAGCTGAGTAAACAGTGGAGTGAGAAAGTCACTGAGGAGTTCTTCCAACAAG GAGACATAGAGAAGAAGCACAAACTTGAAGTAAGCCCGCTCTGTGACAGAGATGCAAACACTGTTGGAAACATTCAAATAG GCTTCATGACATACGTAGCCGAACCGCTGTTTGCAGAGTGGGCCCGTTTCTCCGACACACGTCTGTCCCAGACCATGCTGGGCTACATGGGTCTGAACAAGGCCAGCTGGGGAGGCCTTCAACAGGAACAAACCTCCGTCTCAGAGGAGGCAGAGCCCAGCACAGCTGGAACCAACACAGAAGAGACCACTGCCGCCATCGCCCGAAGAGACAGCAACACCACAACGGCAGGAGGAACCAGCTCCAAAGAAATACCTCAGGGAAGCAGAGAATCCTGA
- the pde7a gene encoding high affinity cAMP-specific 3',5'-cyclic phosphodiesterase 7A isoform X6 — protein sequence MLGDVRVRSQVGFEPERRSSHPYLCIDFRTLHTRLGCGSASASSAPERRVHRLLSFQRYLHSSRLLRGIPQQIPLHLLDEDYTGQARCMLEKVGTWNFDIFLFDRLTNGNSLITLTFHLLNQYGLVELFRLDMVKLWRFLVMVQEDYHSDNPYHNAVHAADVTQAMYCYMREPILAKSLTSWDILLGLLAAATHDLDHPGVNQPFLIKTDHYLSTLYRNTSVLENHHWKSAVGLLRETGLFSHLPAEDSLNMEQELGSLILATDISRQNDYLSRFRLHLDQDDLCLSNATHRHFILQMALKCADICNPCRPWELSKQWSEKVTEEFFQQGDIEKKHKLEVSPLCDRDANTVGNIQIGFMTYVAEPLFAEWARFSDTRLSQTMLGYMGLNKASWGGLQQEQTSVSEEAEPSTAGTNTEETTAAIARRDSNTTTAGGTSSKEIPQGSRES from the exons ATGCTAG GAGATGTGAGAGTGAGAAGTCAGGTTGGATTTGAACCAGAACGAAGAAGCTCCCACCCGTACCTGTGCATCGACTTCCGAACTCTTCACA cACGTCTGGGATGTGGGTCTGCGTCAGCGAGCTCTGCTCCTGAAAGGAGGGTCCACAGACTACTCAGCTTCCAGAGGTACCTGCACTCATCCCGTCTGCTGCGGGGAATCCCTCAGCAGATCCCCCTTCACCTCCTGGATGAAGACTACACTGGACAAGCGAGA TGCATGCTGGAAAAAGTTGGAACCTggaattttgacattttcctcTTTGACAGGTTGACAAATG GAAACAGCCTGATCACCCTCACCTTCCACCTGCTGAACCAGTACGGCCTGGTTGAGCTCTTCCGGCTCGACATGGTCAAACTCTGGAGGTTCCTGGTCATGGTCCAGGAGGACTACCACAGCGACAACCCCTACCATAATGCTGTGCACGCTGCAGATGTCACACAGGCCATGTACTGCTACATGCGGGAACCCATT CTTGCCAAGTCTCTGACCTCCTGGGACATCCTACTGGGACTGCTTGCAGCCGCCACACACGACCTGGACCATCCTGGAGTCAACCAGCCTTTCCTCATTAAGACTGACCACTATCTCTCTACACTGTATAGG AATACCTCAGTTTTGGAAAACCACCACTGGAAGTCAGCTGTTGGCCTGCTCAGAGAGACAGGGCTGTTCTCCCATCTCCCTGCAGAGGACAG CTTAAACATGGAGCAGGAGTTGGGCTCCTTAATCCTGGCCACGGACATCAGCAGACAGAACGATTACCTGTCCAGGTTTCGTCTGCACTTGGACCAGGATGACCTGTGCTTAAGCAACGCTACCCACCGTCACTTCATCCTGCAG ATGGCTCTGAAGTGTGCAGACATCTGTAACCCCTGCAGACCCTGGGAGCTGAGTAAACAGTGGAGTGAGAAAGTCACTGAGGAGTTCTTCCAACAAG GAGACATAGAGAAGAAGCACAAACTTGAAGTAAGCCCGCTCTGTGACAGAGATGCAAACACTGTTGGAAACATTCAAATAG GCTTCATGACATACGTAGCCGAACCGCTGTTTGCAGAGTGGGCCCGTTTCTCCGACACACGTCTGTCCCAGACCATGCTGGGCTACATGGGTCTGAACAAGGCCAGCTGGGGAGGCCTTCAACAGGAACAAACCTCCGTCTCAGAGGAGGCAGAGCCCAGCACAGCTGGAACCAACACAGAAGAGACCACTGCCGCCATCGCCCGAAGAGACAGCAACACCACAACGGCAGGAGGAACCAGCTCCAAAGAAATACCTCAGGGAAGCAGAGAATCCTGA
- the pde7a gene encoding high affinity cAMP-specific 3',5'-cyclic phosphodiesterase 7A isoform X7, whose amino-acid sequence MLDVRVRSQVGFEPERRSSHPYLCIDFRTLHTRLGCGSASASSAPERRVHRLLSFQRYLHSSRLLRGIPQQIPLHLLDEDYTGQARCMLEKVGTWNFDIFLFDRLTNGNSLITLTFHLLNQYGLVELFRLDMVKLWRFLVMVQEDYHSDNPYHNAVHAADVTQAMYCYMREPILAKSLTSWDILLGLLAAATHDLDHPGVNQPFLIKTDHYLSTLYRNTSVLENHHWKSAVGLLRETGLFSHLPAEDSLNMEQELGSLILATDISRQNDYLSRFRLHLDQDDLCLSNATHRHFILQMALKCADICNPCRPWELSKQWSEKVTEEFFQQGDIEKKHKLEVSPLCDRDANTVGNIQIGFMTYVAEPLFAEWARFSDTRLSQTMLGYMGLNKASWGGLQQEQTSVSEEAEPSTAGTNTEETTAAIARRDSNTTTAGGTSSKEIPQGSRES is encoded by the exons ATGCTAG ATGTGAGAGTGAGAAGTCAGGTTGGATTTGAACCAGAACGAAGAAGCTCCCACCCGTACCTGTGCATCGACTTCCGAACTCTTCACA cACGTCTGGGATGTGGGTCTGCGTCAGCGAGCTCTGCTCCTGAAAGGAGGGTCCACAGACTACTCAGCTTCCAGAGGTACCTGCACTCATCCCGTCTGCTGCGGGGAATCCCTCAGCAGATCCCCCTTCACCTCCTGGATGAAGACTACACTGGACAAGCGAGA TGCATGCTGGAAAAAGTTGGAACCTggaattttgacattttcctcTTTGACAGGTTGACAAATG GAAACAGCCTGATCACCCTCACCTTCCACCTGCTGAACCAGTACGGCCTGGTTGAGCTCTTCCGGCTCGACATGGTCAAACTCTGGAGGTTCCTGGTCATGGTCCAGGAGGACTACCACAGCGACAACCCCTACCATAATGCTGTGCACGCTGCAGATGTCACACAGGCCATGTACTGCTACATGCGGGAACCCATT CTTGCCAAGTCTCTGACCTCCTGGGACATCCTACTGGGACTGCTTGCAGCCGCCACACACGACCTGGACCATCCTGGAGTCAACCAGCCTTTCCTCATTAAGACTGACCACTATCTCTCTACACTGTATAGG AATACCTCAGTTTTGGAAAACCACCACTGGAAGTCAGCTGTTGGCCTGCTCAGAGAGACAGGGCTGTTCTCCCATCTCCCTGCAGAGGACAG CTTAAACATGGAGCAGGAGTTGGGCTCCTTAATCCTGGCCACGGACATCAGCAGACAGAACGATTACCTGTCCAGGTTTCGTCTGCACTTGGACCAGGATGACCTGTGCTTAAGCAACGCTACCCACCGTCACTTCATCCTGCAG ATGGCTCTGAAGTGTGCAGACATCTGTAACCCCTGCAGACCCTGGGAGCTGAGTAAACAGTGGAGTGAGAAAGTCACTGAGGAGTTCTTCCAACAAG GAGACATAGAGAAGAAGCACAAACTTGAAGTAAGCCCGCTCTGTGACAGAGATGCAAACACTGTTGGAAACATTCAAATAG GCTTCATGACATACGTAGCCGAACCGCTGTTTGCAGAGTGGGCCCGTTTCTCCGACACACGTCTGTCCCAGACCATGCTGGGCTACATGGGTCTGAACAAGGCCAGCTGGGGAGGCCTTCAACAGGAACAAACCTCCGTCTCAGAGGAGGCAGAGCCCAGCACAGCTGGAACCAACACAGAAGAGACCACTGCCGCCATCGCCCGAAGAGACAGCAACACCACAACGGCAGGAGGAACCAGCTCCAAAGAAATACCTCAGGGAAGCAGAGAATCCTGA
- the pde7a gene encoding high affinity cAMP-specific 3',5'-cyclic phosphodiesterase 7A isoform X3 → MEVCYQLPVLPLDRPVPKHVLSRRGAISFSSSSSLFGAPDPRQLSQRRGAISYDSSDQTALYIRMLGDVRVRSQVGFEPERRSSHPYLCIDFRTLHTRLGCGSASASSAPERRVHRLLSFQRYLHSSRLLRGIPQQIPLHLLDEDYTGQARCMLEKVGTWNFDIFLFDRLTNGNSLITLTFHLLNQYGLVELFRLDMVKLWRFLVMVQEDYHSDNPYHNAVHAADVTQAMYCYMREPILAKSLTSWDILLGLLAAATHDLDHPGVNQPFLIKTDHYLSTLYRNTSVLENHHWKSAVGLLRETGLFSHLPAEDSLNMEQELGSLILATDISRQNDYLSRFRLHLDQDDLCLSNATHRHFILQMALKCADICNPCRPWELSKQWSEKVTEEFFQQGDIEKKHKLEVSPLCDRDANTVGNIQIGFMTYVAEPLFAEWARFSDTRLSQTMLGYMGLNKASWGGLQQEQTSVSEEAEPSTAGTNTEETTAAIARRDSNTTTAGGTSSKEIPQGSRES, encoded by the exons agACGAGGGGCCATCTCGTACGACAGCTCTGACCAGACGGCACTGTACATTCGCATGCTAG GAGATGTGAGAGTGAGAAGTCAGGTTGGATTTGAACCAGAACGAAGAAGCTCCCACCCGTACCTGTGCATCGACTTCCGAACTCTTCACA cACGTCTGGGATGTGGGTCTGCGTCAGCGAGCTCTGCTCCTGAAAGGAGGGTCCACAGACTACTCAGCTTCCAGAGGTACCTGCACTCATCCCGTCTGCTGCGGGGAATCCCTCAGCAGATCCCCCTTCACCTCCTGGATGAAGACTACACTGGACAAGCGAGA TGCATGCTGGAAAAAGTTGGAACCTggaattttgacattttcctcTTTGACAGGTTGACAAATG GAAACAGCCTGATCACCCTCACCTTCCACCTGCTGAACCAGTACGGCCTGGTTGAGCTCTTCCGGCTCGACATGGTCAAACTCTGGAGGTTCCTGGTCATGGTCCAGGAGGACTACCACAGCGACAACCCCTACCATAATGCTGTGCACGCTGCAGATGTCACACAGGCCATGTACTGCTACATGCGGGAACCCATT CTTGCCAAGTCTCTGACCTCCTGGGACATCCTACTGGGACTGCTTGCAGCCGCCACACACGACCTGGACCATCCTGGAGTCAACCAGCCTTTCCTCATTAAGACTGACCACTATCTCTCTACACTGTATAGG AATACCTCAGTTTTGGAAAACCACCACTGGAAGTCAGCTGTTGGCCTGCTCAGAGAGACAGGGCTGTTCTCCCATCTCCCTGCAGAGGACAG CTTAAACATGGAGCAGGAGTTGGGCTCCTTAATCCTGGCCACGGACATCAGCAGACAGAACGATTACCTGTCCAGGTTTCGTCTGCACTTGGACCAGGATGACCTGTGCTTAAGCAACGCTACCCACCGTCACTTCATCCTGCAG ATGGCTCTGAAGTGTGCAGACATCTGTAACCCCTGCAGACCCTGGGAGCTGAGTAAACAGTGGAGTGAGAAAGTCACTGAGGAGTTCTTCCAACAAG GAGACATAGAGAAGAAGCACAAACTTGAAGTAAGCCCGCTCTGTGACAGAGATGCAAACACTGTTGGAAACATTCAAATAG GCTTCATGACATACGTAGCCGAACCGCTGTTTGCAGAGTGGGCCCGTTTCTCCGACACACGTCTGTCCCAGACCATGCTGGGCTACATGGGTCTGAACAAGGCCAGCTGGGGAGGCCTTCAACAGGAACAAACCTCCGTCTCAGAGGAGGCAGAGCCCAGCACAGCTGGAACCAACACAGAAGAGACCACTGCCGCCATCGCCCGAAGAGACAGCAACACCACAACGGCAGGAGGAACCAGCTCCAAAGAAATACCTCAGGGAAGCAGAGAATCCTGA
- the pde7a gene encoding high affinity cAMP-specific 3',5'-cyclic phosphodiesterase 7A isoform X4 yields MEVCYQLPVLPLDRPVPKHVLSRRGAISFSSSSSLFGAPDPRQLSQRRGAISYDSSDQTALYIRMLDVRVRSQVGFEPERRSSHPYLCIDFRTLHTRLGCGSASASSAPERRVHRLLSFQRYLHSSRLLRGIPQQIPLHLLDEDYTGQARCMLEKVGTWNFDIFLFDRLTNGNSLITLTFHLLNQYGLVELFRLDMVKLWRFLVMVQEDYHSDNPYHNAVHAADVTQAMYCYMREPILAKSLTSWDILLGLLAAATHDLDHPGVNQPFLIKTDHYLSTLYRNTSVLENHHWKSAVGLLRETGLFSHLPAEDSLNMEQELGSLILATDISRQNDYLSRFRLHLDQDDLCLSNATHRHFILQMALKCADICNPCRPWELSKQWSEKVTEEFFQQGDIEKKHKLEVSPLCDRDANTVGNIQIGFMTYVAEPLFAEWARFSDTRLSQTMLGYMGLNKASWGGLQQEQTSVSEEAEPSTAGTNTEETTAAIARRDSNTTTAGGTSSKEIPQGSRES; encoded by the exons agACGAGGGGCCATCTCGTACGACAGCTCTGACCAGACGGCACTGTACATTCGCATGCTAG ATGTGAGAGTGAGAAGTCAGGTTGGATTTGAACCAGAACGAAGAAGCTCCCACCCGTACCTGTGCATCGACTTCCGAACTCTTCACA cACGTCTGGGATGTGGGTCTGCGTCAGCGAGCTCTGCTCCTGAAAGGAGGGTCCACAGACTACTCAGCTTCCAGAGGTACCTGCACTCATCCCGTCTGCTGCGGGGAATCCCTCAGCAGATCCCCCTTCACCTCCTGGATGAAGACTACACTGGACAAGCGAGA TGCATGCTGGAAAAAGTTGGAACCTggaattttgacattttcctcTTTGACAGGTTGACAAATG GAAACAGCCTGATCACCCTCACCTTCCACCTGCTGAACCAGTACGGCCTGGTTGAGCTCTTCCGGCTCGACATGGTCAAACTCTGGAGGTTCCTGGTCATGGTCCAGGAGGACTACCACAGCGACAACCCCTACCATAATGCTGTGCACGCTGCAGATGTCACACAGGCCATGTACTGCTACATGCGGGAACCCATT CTTGCCAAGTCTCTGACCTCCTGGGACATCCTACTGGGACTGCTTGCAGCCGCCACACACGACCTGGACCATCCTGGAGTCAACCAGCCTTTCCTCATTAAGACTGACCACTATCTCTCTACACTGTATAGG AATACCTCAGTTTTGGAAAACCACCACTGGAAGTCAGCTGTTGGCCTGCTCAGAGAGACAGGGCTGTTCTCCCATCTCCCTGCAGAGGACAG CTTAAACATGGAGCAGGAGTTGGGCTCCTTAATCCTGGCCACGGACATCAGCAGACAGAACGATTACCTGTCCAGGTTTCGTCTGCACTTGGACCAGGATGACCTGTGCTTAAGCAACGCTACCCACCGTCACTTCATCCTGCAG ATGGCTCTGAAGTGTGCAGACATCTGTAACCCCTGCAGACCCTGGGAGCTGAGTAAACAGTGGAGTGAGAAAGTCACTGAGGAGTTCTTCCAACAAG GAGACATAGAGAAGAAGCACAAACTTGAAGTAAGCCCGCTCTGTGACAGAGATGCAAACACTGTTGGAAACATTCAAATAG GCTTCATGACATACGTAGCCGAACCGCTGTTTGCAGAGTGGGCCCGTTTCTCCGACACACGTCTGTCCCAGACCATGCTGGGCTACATGGGTCTGAACAAGGCCAGCTGGGGAGGCCTTCAACAGGAACAAACCTCCGTCTCAGAGGAGGCAGAGCCCAGCACAGCTGGAACCAACACAGAAGAGACCACTGCCGCCATCGCCCGAAGAGACAGCAACACCACAACGGCAGGAGGAACCAGCTCCAAAGAAATACCTCAGGGAAGCAGAGAATCCTGA
- the pde7a gene encoding high affinity cAMP-specific 3',5'-cyclic phosphodiesterase 7A isoform X5, translating to MLGACVVFKQLFPRDVRVRSQVGFEPERRSSHPYLCIDFRTLHTRLGCGSASASSAPERRVHRLLSFQRYLHSSRLLRGIPQQIPLHLLDEDYTGQARCMLEKVGTWNFDIFLFDRLTNGNSLITLTFHLLNQYGLVELFRLDMVKLWRFLVMVQEDYHSDNPYHNAVHAADVTQAMYCYMREPILAKSLTSWDILLGLLAAATHDLDHPGVNQPFLIKTDHYLSTLYRNTSVLENHHWKSAVGLLRETGLFSHLPAEDSLNMEQELGSLILATDISRQNDYLSRFRLHLDQDDLCLSNATHRHFILQMALKCADICNPCRPWELSKQWSEKVTEEFFQQGDIEKKHKLEVSPLCDRDANTVGNIQIGFMTYVAEPLFAEWARFSDTRLSQTMLGYMGLNKASWGGLQQEQTSVSEEAEPSTAGTNTEETTAAIARRDSNTTTAGGTSSKEIPQGSRES from the exons ATGCTAG GAGCTTGTGTAGTTTTCAAACAGCTGTTTCCAA GAGATGTGAGAGTGAGAAGTCAGGTTGGATTTGAACCAGAACGAAGAAGCTCCCACCCGTACCTGTGCATCGACTTCCGAACTCTTCACA cACGTCTGGGATGTGGGTCTGCGTCAGCGAGCTCTGCTCCTGAAAGGAGGGTCCACAGACTACTCAGCTTCCAGAGGTACCTGCACTCATCCCGTCTGCTGCGGGGAATCCCTCAGCAGATCCCCCTTCACCTCCTGGATGAAGACTACACTGGACAAGCGAGA TGCATGCTGGAAAAAGTTGGAACCTggaattttgacattttcctcTTTGACAGGTTGACAAATG GAAACAGCCTGATCACCCTCACCTTCCACCTGCTGAACCAGTACGGCCTGGTTGAGCTCTTCCGGCTCGACATGGTCAAACTCTGGAGGTTCCTGGTCATGGTCCAGGAGGACTACCACAGCGACAACCCCTACCATAATGCTGTGCACGCTGCAGATGTCACACAGGCCATGTACTGCTACATGCGGGAACCCATT CTTGCCAAGTCTCTGACCTCCTGGGACATCCTACTGGGACTGCTTGCAGCCGCCACACACGACCTGGACCATCCTGGAGTCAACCAGCCTTTCCTCATTAAGACTGACCACTATCTCTCTACACTGTATAGG AATACCTCAGTTTTGGAAAACCACCACTGGAAGTCAGCTGTTGGCCTGCTCAGAGAGACAGGGCTGTTCTCCCATCTCCCTGCAGAGGACAG CTTAAACATGGAGCAGGAGTTGGGCTCCTTAATCCTGGCCACGGACATCAGCAGACAGAACGATTACCTGTCCAGGTTTCGTCTGCACTTGGACCAGGATGACCTGTGCTTAAGCAACGCTACCCACCGTCACTTCATCCTGCAG ATGGCTCTGAAGTGTGCAGACATCTGTAACCCCTGCAGACCCTGGGAGCTGAGTAAACAGTGGAGTGAGAAAGTCACTGAGGAGTTCTTCCAACAAG GAGACATAGAGAAGAAGCACAAACTTGAAGTAAGCCCGCTCTGTGACAGAGATGCAAACACTGTTGGAAACATTCAAATAG GCTTCATGACATACGTAGCCGAACCGCTGTTTGCAGAGTGGGCCCGTTTCTCCGACACACGTCTGTCCCAGACCATGCTGGGCTACATGGGTCTGAACAAGGCCAGCTGGGGAGGCCTTCAACAGGAACAAACCTCCGTCTCAGAGGAGGCAGAGCCCAGCACAGCTGGAACCAACACAGAAGAGACCACTGCCGCCATCGCCCGAAGAGACAGCAACACCACAACGGCAGGAGGAACCAGCTCCAAAGAAATACCTCAGGGAAGCAGAGAATCCTGA